In Candidatus Bathyarchaeota archaeon, a single window of DNA contains:
- a CDS encoding DUF2110 family protein: protein MEILISEKINRKTQALNFFKALIRDLSKGLAVKINDVNEKNGFINLVVEGEDLEAFISFLKKTFGLAPSRIDDIKLNPIFKAFISRIENGIQLDTGIMHPKLVKVYIPIETLWTQLAYGKRERIETITTQYCLFKDFPLEVRAVRLKEDEVEAMLSDKQLQLFWEWQTLPFERVIIGDVLINEVKKAINLTNAKKEIIEIKSLSLFTHSLTCKLGLSSKLIAFKLQKQLPASRILSFTPKNFKVDC from the coding sequence ATGGAAATTTTAATTTCAGAAAAAATTAATAGAAAAACTCAAGCTTTAAACTTCTTTAAAGCTTTAATTCGAGATTTAAGCAAGGGTCTAGCTGTAAAAATAAATGATGTAAACGAGAAAAATGGGTTTATAAACTTGGTTGTTGAAGGTGAAGATTTAGAAGCTTTTATAAGTTTTCTTAAAAAAACTTTTGGTTTAGCGCCAAGTCGTATCGATGACATAAAATTAAATCCAATATTTAAAGCTTTTATTTCACGCATTGAAAATGGAATTCAATTGGATACTGGAATAATGCACCCTAAACTTGTTAAAGTTTATATACCAATTGAAACTCTTTGGACTCAATTAGCTTATGGAAAAAGAGAAAGGATAGAAACCATTACAACGCAATATTGTTTATTTAAAGATTTTCCTTTAGAGGTTAGAGCTGTACGCTTAAAGGAGGATGAGGTTGAAGCAATGCTTTCAGATAAACAACTTCAACTTTTTTGGGAGTGGCAAACACTCCCTTTTGAAAGAGTGATCATAGGAGACGTATTAATAAATGAAGTTAAAAAAGCTATTAACTTAACGAATGCTAAAAAAGAAATAATCGAAATTAAATCTTTAAGTTTGTTTACGCACTCTTTAACTTGCAAGCTTGGGTTATCAAGTAAACTTATAGCTTTTAAACTGCAAAAACAGCTTCCAGCATCCCGTATATTAAGCTTTACACCTAAAAATTTTAAAGTTGATTGTTAA
- a CDS encoding secondary thiamine-phosphate synthase enzyme YjbQ: MKVETKRIKFKTNGEGDIIDITEKIEEVIKSIDLKNGIVTVFVPGSTGAVTTIEYEPGLLKDLPAMLERIAPKNIYYRHEEMWHDGNGHSHVRAALIGSSLTVPFENKQLLLGTWQQIVFLELDVRKRERELILQIIGD, translated from the coding sequence TTGAAAGTTGAAACTAAAAGAATAAAATTTAAAACTAATGGGGAAGGCGATATAATAGATATTACTGAAAAAATTGAGGAAGTTATTAAAAGCATCGATTTAAAAAATGGTATAGTAACTGTTTTTGTTCCAGGTTCAACAGGCGCAGTCACAACAATTGAATATGAACCTGGTTTGCTTAAGGATCTTCCAGCCATGCTTGAAAGAATTGCCCCTAAAAACATTTATTATAGGCATGAGGAAATGTGGCATGATGGAAATGGGCATTCTCATGTTAGAGCAGCTTTAATTGGGTCAAGCTTAACTGTTCCATTTGAAAATAAGCAATTGCTTCTTGGAACTTGGCAACAAATAGTTTTTTTAGAGTTAGATGTTAGAAAACGGGAGCGCGAGTTAATTCTTCAGATAATTGGCGATTAA
- a CDS encoding methyltransferase: MKTLKRIHLIIIRLLLLLWHKIHFKPIKIKILGRKFIVIPGVFLPYGVVTSKFLAKRLNVKKGDNVLDLGTGSGIQAVFAAEKAGKVVAIDINPKSVICAKINAQLNNFEGKIEVRKGDLFTPVKNEKFNLIIFNLPYLPFKSESFLEKAWCSGEKNELIKHFLREAGSFLVERGKLQLVYSSIAGDLNKLIKMLEELGFNAKISAYKILPFEKIVLINAVKRRIK; the protein is encoded by the coding sequence ATGAAAACTTTAAAAAGAATACATTTAATAATTATTAGGCTTCTCCTGCTTTTATGGCATAAAATTCATTTTAAACCTATAAAAATAAAGATTTTAGGGAGAAAATTTATTGTTATTCCTGGGGTTTTTTTACCTTATGGGGTGGTTACAAGCAAATTTTTAGCTAAAAGATTAAATGTTAAAAAGGGCGATAATGTTTTAGATCTTGGAACAGGCTCTGGAATTCAAGCTGTTTTTGCAGCTGAAAAAGCTGGAAAAGTTGTTGCAATAGATATAAATCCTAAAAGCGTTATTTGCGCTAAAATAAATGCTCAATTAAATAATTTTGAAGGTAAAATTGAAGTTAGGAAGGGAGATTTATTTACTCCTGTGAAAAATGAAAAGTTTAATTTAATAATTTTTAACCTGCCTTACCTACCATTTAAATCTGAAAGTTTTCTTGAAAAAGCTTGGTGCAGCGGAGAAAAAAATGAATTAATTAAGCATTTTTTACGCGAAGCTGGAAGCTTTTTAGTTGAAAGGGGAAAGCTTCAATTAGTTTATTCTTCTATAGCAGGCGATTTAAATAAGCTTATAAAAATGCTTGAAGAGTTAGGGTTTAACGCGAAGATTTCAGCTTATAAAATTCTCCCTTTTGAAAAGATAGTTTTAATAAACGCGGTTAAAAGAAGGATTAAATAA
- a CDS encoding gamma carbonic anhydrase family protein produces MIPYKDETPKIHKDAIVSPLAIIIGDVEVSEGASIFPGAILRGDVAKITIGKYSNIQENVIIHGGDIYEGDELKGHLPVEIGDYVTVAHGAVIHGCKIGNIVLIGIRAIIFEGSVIGEGSIIGMNSTLLENTKVPPKSIVVGTPGKVIKTIDDLTYLRIKKHAQQYYELAKSHKGGIF; encoded by the coding sequence ATCATTCCATATAAAGATGAAACCCCAAAAATCCATAAAGATGCGATTGTTTCTCCTTTAGCTATAATTATCGGGGATGTTGAAGTTTCTGAAGGCGCCTCAATTTTCCCAGGAGCTATTCTTCGAGGAGACGTAGCGAAAATCACTATAGGTAAATACTCAAATATCCAAGAAAATGTTATAATTCATGGCGGCGATATATATGAAGGGGATGAATTAAAAGGTCATTTACCTGTTGAAATAGGTGATTATGTAACTGTTGCGCATGGAGCTGTAATTCATGGTTGTAAAATTGGAAATATAGTATTAATTGGAATAAGAGCAATAATTTTTGAAGGCTCAGTTATTGGGGAGGGATCTATAATAGGAATGAATTCGACGCTTCTTGAAAACACAAAAGTTCCACCAAAATCAATTGTTGTTGGAACTCCGGGTAAAGTTATAAAAACCATTGATGATTTAACCTATTTAAGAATAAAAAAGCATGCTCAACAATATTATGAGTTAGCTAAATCTCATAAAGGAGGTATTTTCTAG
- a CDS encoding metallophosphoesterase, whose amino-acid sequence MKDLAFRVIHVSDTHISKFGHFMETLLDKTIKEINMLEPKPDVIVHSGDLTDNGVLPDYEFALEKINLFDSKIIVAPGNHDERNYGQSLFKEVIGPMDYEAHVGKAAIFVMNSPEPDRDDGRLGRRRQDLLDKKLKSLSKDAIKIVVFHHHLIPVPHSGRETNVLEDAGDILETVLTRKVNFVLMGHRHVARALKIYNTVLVNAGTVSSIRTRGRFGHSYNIIDLFTDGSIKIIEKNIDENKEIEKLI is encoded by the coding sequence TTGAAGGATTTAGCTTTTAGAGTAATTCACGTTTCTGACACTCATATATCTAAGTTTGGACATTTCATGGAAACTCTTTTAGATAAAACTATTAAAGAGATTAATATGCTGGAACCTAAACCAGATGTTATTGTGCATAGCGGGGATTTAACTGATAATGGTGTTCTTCCAGATTATGAATTTGCATTAGAGAAAATTAACCTTTTTGATAGCAAAATAATTGTTGCACCAGGTAATCATGATGAAAGAAATTATGGTCAATCTCTTTTTAAAGAAGTTATTGGACCAATGGATTATGAAGCTCATGTTGGAAAAGCAGCTATTTTTGTAATGAATAGCCCTGAACCTGATAGAGATGATGGAAGATTAGGCCGAAGAAGACAGGATCTTTTAGATAAAAAATTAAAAAGCTTATCTAAAGATGCTATAAAAATTGTTGTATTTCATCATCATTTAATTCCAGTTCCACATTCTGGAAGAGAAACAAACGTTTTAGAGGATGCTGGAGACATCTTAGAAACGGTCTTAACTAGAAAAGTTAATTTTGTTTTAATGGGTCATAGACATGTTGCAAGGGCTTTAAAAATATATAATACTGTTTTAGTTAATGCTGGGACGGTTTCAAGCATTAGGACTAGGGGACGATTTGGACACTCATATAATATAATTGATTTATTTACTGACGGATCAATAAAAATAATAGAGAAAAATATTGACGAAAATAAAGAGATTGAAAAATTAATTTAA
- a CDS encoding NUDIX domain-containing protein — protein MTCFDERKVVTCFLKSGEKILLVKRSRKVGTYRGKWSGISGYLDEENPDKQAFKEIKEEAGLNEGDVELIKKGEALEVLDEAKKVKWIVYPYLFKVKQPEKIRLDWENVDMKWINFEEINFYQTVPKLKEALEKVL, from the coding sequence ATGACATGTTTTGATGAAAGAAAAGTTGTTACTTGCTTTTTGAAAAGTGGTGAAAAAATTCTTTTAGTTAAGAGAAGCAGGAAAGTTGGAACTTACAGAGGGAAATGGTCTGGAATAAGCGGTTATTTAGATGAAGAAAACCCAGATAAACAAGCTTTCAAAGAAATAAAAGAGGAAGCTGGATTAAATGAAGGTGATGTAGAGTTAATTAAAAAAGGTGAAGCGCTTGAGGTTTTAGATGAAGCTAAAAAAGTGAAATGGATTGTTTATCCATATCTTTTTAAAGTTAAGCAGCCGGAAAAAATTAGGTTAGATTGGGAAAATGTAGATATGAAATGGATAAATTTTGAAGAGATAAATTTTTATCAAACTGTTCCTAAGTTAAAGGAAGCTTTAGAAAAAGTTCTTTAA
- a CDS encoding carbon-nitrogen hydrolase family protein, with translation MRVNKLRVAAAQINPILMDIKGNLNKIEYFAEKAVKEESAKLIVFPECALTGYVFSNIKEVKKIAESIPGSSTKRLEEICKRLKCWLIVGLVEKSYKYYYNAALLISPNGVEYKYRKAHLPYLGLDRFINKGNMSIQPVNTSIGKLGLAICYDIFFPEVTRVLALMGAELLAIPANWAEGVEFYTDYLIQARAIENHINIIAVNRVGEEKEFKFYGKSMIIDCSGKVLAKSDGKEEVIVAEVDLNKARNKHIVRIPGLWEVDCFKDRRSKLYKIICSNTKKIKPA, from the coding sequence ATGAGAGTTAATAAATTAAGAGTGGCTGCAGCTCAAATAAATCCAATTTTAATGGATATTAAGGGTAATCTTAATAAAATTGAATATTTCGCAGAGAAAGCTGTTAAAGAGGAAAGCGCCAAATTAATTGTGTTTCCTGAATGCGCTTTAACAGGTTATGTTTTCTCAAATATTAAGGAGGTTAAGAAGATAGCTGAATCTATTCCTGGCTCATCTACTAAAAGGCTTGAAGAGATTTGCAAGCGTTTAAAATGTTGGCTTATCGTTGGGTTAGTGGAAAAGTCATATAAATACTATTATAATGCTGCTTTATTAATAAGCCCTAATGGTGTTGAATATAAATATAGGAAAGCTCATTTACCATATTTAGGGCTTGATAGATTTATTAACAAGGGTAACATGTCAATTCAACCGGTAAATACTAGTATTGGAAAATTAGGTTTAGCGATATGCTATGATATATTTTTCCCTGAAGTTACACGTGTTTTAGCTTTAATGGGAGCTGAATTATTAGCTATTCCAGCTAATTGGGCTGAAGGAGTTGAATTTTATACAGACTATCTGATTCAAGCTAGAGCTATAGAAAATCACATTAACATCATAGCGGTTAATAGAGTTGGTGAAGAAAAAGAATTTAAATTTTATGGAAAAAGCATGATTATCGACTGTTCTGGTAAAGTTTTAGCTAAAAGCGATGGGAAAGAAGAAGTTATTGTCGCTGAAGTTGATTTAAATAAAGCACGCAATAAGCATATTGTTAGGATTCCTGGATTATGGGAAGTTGACTGCTTTAAAGATAGACGCTCAAAACTTTACAAAATTATATGCAGCAATACAAAAAAGATTAAGCCGGCTTAA
- a CDS encoding type II toxin-antitoxin system VapC family toxin, whose product MQSKKLLNTIILLDSNIFLEVELAEQHAEACKRFLRKVRDGVIKSAVTEFHIDSIAVVMKNYGKNWKELALFLASLLRYKGLTIHQISLGNRIKATSFMKDYGLDYDGTLAAQALDLSADTIVSYDEDFNSVDWIKRQAPEDLL is encoded by the coding sequence ATTCAAAGCAAAAAACTCTTAAATACCATAATATTACTTGATTCTAATATATTTCTTGAAGTTGAATTAGCGGAGCAGCATGCAGAAGCATGTAAACGCTTTTTAAGAAAAGTAAGGGATGGCGTAATTAAATCAGCTGTCACAGAGTTTCATATCGACTCTATAGCTGTAGTTATGAAAAATTATGGTAAGAACTGGAAAGAGTTAGCATTATTTTTAGCTTCACTTCTCCGCTATAAAGGATTAACAATTCATCAAATAAGCTTAGGCAACCGTATAAAAGCTACATCCTTTATGAAAGATTACGGTTTAGATTACGATGGTACACTTGCAGCTCAAGCTCTTGATCTTTCCGCAGATACTATAGTCTCTTACGATGAGGACTTTAATTCTGTAGATTGGATTAAAAGACAAGCTCCTGAAGATTTGCTTTAA
- a CDS encoding AbrB/MazE/SpoVT family DNA-binding domain-containing protein has translation MKNEVVVTRKGQTTIPAKFRMKYKIEEGTRLKVIETEEGILLKPEKSTIDLTGSGAKYATPEEMKKILDKLREEDV, from the coding sequence ATGAAAAATGAGGTAGTAGTAACAAGAAAAGGTCAAACTACAATTCCAGCTAAATTTCGTATGAAATATAAAATTGAGGAGGGCACTAGGCTTAAAGTTATTGAAACTGAAGAAGGCATTCTTCTTAAACCAGAAAAGTCGACAATCGATCTTACCGGTTCTGGAGCAAAATATGCAACTCCAGAAGAAATGAAGAAGATTTTAGATAAGCTTAGGGAAGAAGATGTCTAA
- a CDS encoding PIN domain-containing protein produces the protein MSKTVYDTRFFIEHYYSKDREILQKTKEEIRKTKKRYISVITIHEIYKLTLELEGRETAILRVSLLEKDFKVVNIDSEIAKNSAELRHKYKIPLVDSIIAATSLLLNAVCVSDDPHFKAIKEIKTKWI, from the coding sequence ATGTCTAAAACTGTTTATGATACAAGATTTTTCATTGAACATTACTACTCTAAGGATAGAGAAATCCTTCAAAAAACCAAGGAAGAAATAAGAAAAACCAAAAAAAGGTATATCTCAGTTATAACAATTCATGAAATATACAAGCTTACACTTGAATTGGAAGGGCGGGAAACTGCAATCTTAAGAGTAAGCTTGCTAGAAAAAGACTTCAAAGTAGTAAATATAGATTCGGAAATTGCAAAAAACTCAGCTGAATTAAGACATAAATATAAAATCCCGCTGGTTGACAGTATAATAGCAGCTACAAGCCTGCTTTTAAATGCTGTATGCGTTTCAGATGACCCTCACTTTAAAGCCATCAAAGAAATTAAAACTAAATGGATTTAA
- a CDS encoding ATP-binding protein, producing MKFIGRVADGATETSARVILLKGLESEVVAEELVLIKNGGEDNPSSQLLGVLRGGLGKNEFLSYTSYKPDVAYMKYGGEPSAAREVYSFLIKPIGVITKEGLTPNLAIIQPKSPVYLLEENENPFKWIALGKEVVWMNAYIEDHESWKIPVDKTFISYHVGVYGSTGSGKSWFTRFILIPLYINAGYKVIVLDWSGTDYAPYYKSLKNSKVIKIVDIALDELSIFSYLKNKTSNFSGNENIANAFDEFIEGWIEKVENAFNEKNVDATEVLYKQLEAHILKAVSQISRSDWRESAERARRRIFRRFKAQDLKPIMGTINIEEILNEMSELLVIDMGGALTEAKLGFFLSFSKYLYNLMEAGKDLRLALIIDEAPQYAPWEPRGIQSETTEMIKNLAALGRKRMLNLTLIAQGVKGEIGINASVRRNLNTHFFGRIHPLDAGGEGGASEWLSPYGINPDQLLQLKPGRFYFSGAMNPSPIPLFITYKPFSESV from the coding sequence TTGAAGTTTATTGGTAGAGTTGCTGATGGTGCTACAGAAACCTCTGCTAGAGTGATTTTGCTTAAAGGGTTAGAAAGTGAAGTGGTTGCTGAAGAGCTTGTTCTTATTAAAAATGGTGGGGAAGATAACCCTTCAAGCCAGTTGCTAGGAGTTCTTAGAGGAGGCTTAGGTAAAAATGAGTTTTTAAGTTACACCTCCTATAAACCAGATGTAGCTTATATGAAGTATGGTGGTGAGCCTTCAGCTGCTAGAGAAGTTTACTCTTTTTTAATTAAGCCTATAGGTGTAATTACTAAAGAGGGGTTAACACCTAATTTAGCTATAATTCAACCTAAATCACCGGTTTACCTTTTAGAAGAAAACGAAAATCCTTTTAAATGGATAGCTTTAGGAAAAGAAGTAGTTTGGATGAATGCTTATATAGAAGATCATGAGTCATGGAAGATACCTGTAGATAAAACGTTTATTTCATATCATGTTGGGGTTTATGGAAGCACAGGTAGCGGGAAATCTTGGTTTACCCGCTTTATTCTTATACCGTTATATATTAATGCAGGTTATAAAGTGATTGTTTTAGATTGGAGTGGAACAGATTACGCGCCTTATTATAAAAGCTTGAAAAACTCTAAAGTAATTAAAATAGTTGATATAGCTTTAGATGAGCTTTCAATTTTTAGTTATTTAAAAAATAAAACTAGCAACTTCAGCGGAAACGAGAATATCGCGAATGCTTTTGACGAGTTTATAGAAGGTTGGATAGAGAAAGTTGAAAATGCGTTTAACGAAAAAAATGTTGATGCAACTGAAGTATTATATAAGCAGCTTGAAGCGCATATATTGAAGGCTGTATCTCAAATTTCAAGAAGCGACTGGAGAGAATCTGCTGAGCGAGCTAGAAGAAGAATTTTTAGAAGATTTAAAGCTCAAGATTTAAAGCCTATAATGGGAACAATAAATATTGAAGAGATATTAAATGAAATGAGTGAATTGCTTGTTATAGATATGGGTGGTGCTTTAACCGAAGCGAAATTAGGCTTCTTTCTCTCCTTCTCTAAATACCTATATAATTTAATGGAGGCTGGGAAAGATTTAAGATTGGCTTTAATTATAGATGAGGCGCCTCAATATGCTCCTTGGGAGCCTAGAGGAATTCAAAGTGAAACAACAGAGATGATAAAGAATTTAGCTGCTTTAGGTAGAAAACGAATGCTTAATTTAACGCTTATAGCGCAAGGTGTGAAAGGCGAGATAGGAATTAACGCGTCTGTAAGAAGAAATCTTAACACGCATTTTTTTGGTAGAATTCATCCTTTAGATGCTGGAGGCGAGGGAGGAGCTTCAGAATGGCTTTCACCTTACGGCATAAACCCTGATCAACTTCTTCAACTTAAGCCTGGAAGATTCTATTTTTCAGGTGCAATGAATCCTTCACCAATTCCTTTATTTATTACTTATAAACCATTCAGCGAAAGTGTTTAA
- a CDS encoding DNA double-strand break repair nuclease NurA: protein MIEELIEWIKLPQDLQHRFFELAEQEAKSLTETIHQLNLQLKNLKDTLYSYIRKLPSLNEAFTVAAVDSSRSPKLSERLGVRYGVFAAGTIFLRGIERREEVFKAGVFKRKQALSQDKSKFLFGLLATCVERKMGLEALDKCDLLILDGSFYGFVDEAYLIKKSGLFNSYEKRVLNEAFEATEELRKSGKAIGVIKRSHTRVIGGYLALKNKNNPFTTIIDKLILSMLMPEKSYFNYGDLIGDKPPQIYTRLATLASMGWPESDLMNEAEKRIFIPFDYLSLDKKGFKEMKRIQIKFQKDLPPCEIEYPSSMPLTKLLEFLGQKNFFNEATNLPIALDIIDDMVGLSTKFTEEFVSEIEGRVLEEIIKKHGGKDAVKMFFTLLNPQKLY, encoded by the coding sequence TTGATTGAAGAGTTAATTGAATGGATAAAGCTTCCTCAAGATCTTCAACATAGATTTTTTGAGCTTGCAGAGCAAGAGGCTAAAAGTTTAACAGAAACAATTCATCAATTAAATCTTCAACTTAAAAATTTGAAGGATACGCTTTATTCTTATATTAGAAAGTTGCCAAGCTTAAATGAAGCATTTACTGTTGCAGCTGTTGACAGTTCTAGATCTCCAAAGCTAAGCGAAAGGCTTGGCGTAAGATATGGAGTTTTCGCAGCTGGAACTATTTTTTTAAGGGGAATAGAAAGAAGAGAAGAGGTTTTTAAAGCTGGAGTATTTAAAAGAAAGCAAGCTTTATCGCAGGATAAAAGCAAATTTCTTTTCGGTTTATTAGCAACTTGCGTTGAAAGAAAAATGGGTTTAGAAGCGTTAGATAAATGCGATTTACTAATTTTAGATGGGAGCTTTTATGGATTTGTAGATGAAGCTTATTTAATAAAGAAGTCAGGGTTATTTAACTCTTATGAAAAGCGAGTTTTAAATGAAGCTTTTGAAGCGACTGAAGAGTTGAGAAAAAGTGGGAAAGCTATAGGTGTGATTAAAAGAAGCCATACAAGAGTTATAGGTGGATATTTAGCTTTAAAAAACAAAAATAATCCATTCACAACTATAATAGATAAACTTATTCTTTCAATGCTTATGCCTGAAAAATCCTATTTTAACTATGGAGATTTAATAGGCGATAAACCCCCTCAAATTTATACGCGTTTAGCAACTTTAGCTTCTATGGGTTGGCCTGAAAGCGATTTAATGAATGAAGCTGAAAAAAGAATTTTTATACCTTTCGATTATTTAAGCTTAGATAAAAAAGGTTTTAAAGAAATGAAGCGGATTCAAATTAAATTTCAAAAGGATCTGCCTCCATGCGAAATCGAATATCCGTCATCGATGCCTTTAACTAAGCTTTTAGAGTTTTTAGGGCAAAAAAACTTCTTTAACGAAGCTACAAACCTTCCTATAGCTTTAGATATAATTGATGACATGGTTGGTTTATCAACAAAATTCACTGAAGAGTTTGTTTCTGAAATAGAGGGGAGAGTTTTAGAAGAAATAATTAAAAAACATGGAGGCAAAGATGCGGTAAAAATGTTTTTTACGCTGCTTAATCCGCAAAAGCTTTATTAA
- a CDS encoding serine/threonine protein kinase encodes MSKTLCLATLKELFLQPYIQILCYPKPTIEEAEKRVKELQSLNISKIEFSGEKEVYGLKVLGKGCVGIVVKTYFNGNKAALKIRRVDADRADLTHEAFMLKKVNMHNIGPKLYGFTKNFILMEFINGQSIIEWVKKLQDNYGKKLKKVLMKILEECFKLDNLGLDHGELSRAHKHILINEYDTPIIVDFETASNKRKPSNLTKICHFLFFQSEIAFKINKILNISLEDLREALKAYKINKTQENFELLLNSCGLKP; translated from the coding sequence TTGAGTAAAACTTTATGCTTAGCAACTTTAAAAGAGTTATTTCTTCAACCTTACATTCAAATTTTATGTTACCCTAAACCAACTATTGAGGAAGCTGAAAAAAGAGTTAAAGAACTTCAAAGCTTAAATATTTCTAAAATTGAATTTTCTGGTGAAAAAGAGGTTTATGGATTAAAAGTTCTTGGAAAAGGATGCGTAGGAATAGTTGTTAAAACTTATTTTAATGGCAACAAAGCTGCATTAAAAATTAGAAGAGTAGATGCTGATAGAGCTGATTTAACTCATGAAGCCTTTATGTTAAAAAAAGTTAACATGCATAATATAGGTCCAAAGCTTTATGGATTTACAAAAAACTTTATTTTAATGGAGTTTATAAATGGGCAATCTATAATTGAATGGGTTAAAAAACTGCAAGATAATTATGGGAAAAAGCTTAAGAAGGTTTTAATGAAAATTCTTGAGGAATGCTTTAAGCTTGATAATCTTGGTTTAGATCATGGTGAATTAAGCAGAGCTCATAAACATATATTAATAAATGAATATGATACGCCTATAATAGTTGATTTTGAAACAGCCAGCAACAAAAGAAAACCGTCAAATTTAACTAAAATATGCCACTTCTTATTTTTTCAAAGTGAAATAGCCTTCAAAATAAATAAAATTCTTAATATTTCCTTAGAGGATTTACGTGAAGCTTTAAAAGCTTATAAAATTAATAAAACCCAAGAGAATTTTGAATTACTCCTTAACTCATGCGGTTTAAAACCTTAA
- the cca gene encoding CCA tRNA nucleotidyltransferase: protein MSSIEKVCFEVTSKVTPSQQEREKIMSLTKEIISKLSVEAERENIKAEIRIEGSIAKDTWLKGEADIDIFMRVPLSLTKEDLEVKCLNVAREAFKEYKIVERYAEHPYLEVWIKETRVNIVPCFKVEKGRWLSATDRTPFHTDFMKEKLNEALRKEVRILKKFMKGTGLYGAEIKIGGFSGFLCEILTLYYGSFKNVLEAASNWRRRQLIDVAEWFKGREEEAYDLFDENLIVVDPVDKSRNAAASIFENKLWEFVSASRIFLKKPSLKFFYPPSQRILSEKEASEKLLKANLDLLFLVFSRIDTVVDVLWGQLYKTENALKNFLKTNSFEVIRSASWSDEKELNIILFELERKSISSPKKHMGPPVEKRKEAENFLFKHLYAEDTVAGPWIEGDRWFVEKKRRWDDAKKLLSFYLSNNGGRSIGVASKIAEKLKKNGFQIFFWVEARKFYEKRMDFAQFISRFIEGRPIWLE from the coding sequence TTGAGCTCTATAGAAAAAGTCTGTTTTGAAGTGACGAGTAAAGTTACTCCATCTCAACAAGAAAGAGAAAAAATTATGAGTTTAACTAAAGAAATAATTTCTAAATTAAGCGTTGAAGCTGAAAGAGAAAATATTAAAGCGGAAATTAGAATTGAAGGTTCTATAGCTAAAGATACTTGGCTTAAAGGGGAGGCTGATATAGATATTTTCATGAGAGTGCCACTATCATTAACTAAAGAGGATTTAGAGGTTAAATGTTTAAATGTAGCGAGAGAAGCATTTAAGGAATATAAAATTGTGGAAAGATATGCGGAGCATCCGTATCTTGAAGTTTGGATTAAAGAAACTAGAGTAAATATTGTTCCATGCTTTAAAGTTGAAAAAGGAAGATGGTTAAGCGCTACTGATAGGACTCCATTTCACACAGATTTCATGAAAGAAAAATTAAATGAAGCATTAAGAAAAGAAGTTAGGATTTTAAAAAAGTTTATGAAAGGAACAGGCTTATATGGTGCTGAAATAAAAATTGGGGGTTTTAGCGGTTTTTTATGCGAAATTTTAACGCTTTATTACGGCTCGTTTAAAAATGTTTTAGAGGCTGCTTCAAACTGGAGAAGAAGGCAGCTTATAGATGTTGCTGAATGGTTTAAAGGAAGAGAAGAAGAAGCTTACGATTTATTTGATGAAAACTTAATTGTAGTTGATCCTGTAGATAAAAGCAGAAATGCTGCAGCCTCAATTTTCGAAAATAAACTTTGGGAGTTTGTTTCAGCTTCAAGAATATTCTTAAAAAAACCAAGCTTAAAGTTTTTTTATCCCCCTTCACAAAGAATTTTAAGCGAAAAAGAAGCTTCTGAAAAATTATTAAAAGCTAATTTGGATCTTCTTTTTTTAGTTTTCAGCAGAATCGATACTGTAGTTGATGTTTTGTGGGGGCAGCTTTATAAAACAGAAAATGCCTTAAAAAACTTTTTAAAGACTAACAGTTTTGAAGTAATTAGATCAGCTTCTTGGAGCGATGAAAAAGAATTAAACATAATTTTATTTGAACTGGAAAGAAAAAGCATTTCTTCTCCAAAAAAGCATATGGGTCCACCTGTTGAAAAACGTAAAGAAGCTGAAAACTTTCTTTTTAAGCATCTTTACGCTGAGGATACTGTAGCTGGACCTTGGATTGAAGGTGATAGATGGTTCGTTGAAAAGAAAAGAAGATGGGATGACGCTAAAAAGCTTTTAAGTTTTTATTTATCTAATAACGGTGGACGAAGTATAGGTGTGGCAAGTAAAATAGCTGAGAAACTAAAGAAAAACGGCTTCCAAATATTTTTCTGGGTGGAAGCGAGAAAATTTTATGAAAAAAGAATGGATTTCGCTCAGTTTATTTCAAGATTTATTGAAGGTAGGCCCATTTGGCTTGAGTAA